A single window of Maylandia zebra isolate NMK-2024a linkage group LG2, Mzebra_GT3a, whole genome shotgun sequence DNA harbors:
- the LOC101475428 gene encoding dual specificity protein kinase CLK4, translating into MCFRKFHRILRKVAIFEDGWTVRFSAFFVRIFPHSRKSIGFLTCNCEIKMRHSKRMRSPGIWLDEYSWEERMECRKRKRQDSHSSERENKSRRTHRHHKTYEGHYLETRNLNQRLDSRERDHSWDMACDEDSHESNCKERDRDWHHYSKSSARSNRSRRSSRSRRHRDRRRRRSHSRHMSSSRRSHHRRKRSRSFEDDDEGHLIYHSGDMLRARYEIVCTLGEGAFGRVAECIDHSNDGARVALKIIKNIDRYREAALSEVEVLKQLNSLDTDRRYACVHMLDWFDFNGHICIAFELLGLSTYDFLKENNFQPFPIDHIRHMAYQIIRAVQFLHKNKLTHTDLKPENILFIESEYDMEYNREMKRDERTLRNPDVKIVDFGNATYDHEHHTSVVSTRHYRAPEVILDLGWDHSCDVWSVGCILIEYYLGSTLFQTHDSKEHLAMMERVLGPIPTNLLEKTKKRRYVHRNKLDWDVHSSAGRYVKKHCKPLKHYIMSKREDHQQLFDLIEKMMEYDPAKRLSLEQALRHPFFACYHKSRGRSRRSSSNNSNSSKKDSS; encoded by the exons ATGTGTTTTAGAAAGTTCCATCGGATTCTACGGAAGGTCGCCATTTTTGAAGACGGCTGGACGGTCCGTTTTTCCGCTTTCTTTGTTCGTATATTTCCACACAGCCGCAAAAGTATCGGCTTTCTAACTTGTAACTGTGAAATAAAG ATGCGCCACTCAAAGCGAATGCGCTCCCCTGGCATCTGGCTCGATGAGTACAGCTGGGAAGAGAGGATGGAGTGTCGTAAGCGAAAGAGGCAAGATTCACACAGCAGCgaaagagaaaacaaatctCGAAGAACTCACCGACACCACAAGACCTACGAGGG GCACTACCTAGAGACCCGTAATCTGAACCAGAGACTGGACTCTCGAGAAAGGGACCATAGCTGGGACATGGCCTGTGACGAGGACAGCCATGAAAGCAACTGCAAGGAGAGAGACCGCGATTGGCACCACTACAGCAAGTCCTCTGCACGTAGCAATCGCAGCAGGCGAAGCAGCCGTAGCCGTAGGCACCGCGATAGAAGGCGCCGGCGGAGCCACTCTCGCCACATGTCCTCTTCG AGGAGGAGCCATCACCGCAGgaaaagatccaggagttttgAGGATGATGACGAGGGTCACCTCATCTATCACAGTGGAGACATGCTAAGAGCGAGAT ATGAGATTGTGTGTACTCTAGGAGAGGGAGCCTTTGGGAGAGTCGCTGAGTGCATTGATCATTCAAA TGATGGGGCTCGAGTGGCTCTGAAGATCATTAAAAATATAGACCGCTACCGAGAGGCAGCTCTGTCTGAGGTAGAGGTCCTTAAACAGCTGAATTCCCTCGACACTGATAGGCGATA TGCTTGTGTTCATATGCTGGACTGGTTTGACTTTAACGGTCACATTTGTATTGCTTTTGAGCTGCTTGGGCTCAGTACATACGATTTCCTCAAGGAAAACAACTTCCAACCTTTCCCCATTGACCACATCAGACACATGGCCTACCAGATTATTCGAGCTGTGCAAT TTCTGCATAAGAACAAGCTGACGCACACAGACTTGAAGCCTGAGAATATTCTCTTCATAGAGTCAGAATATGATATGGAGTACAATCGTGAAATG AAAAGAGATGAACGAACGTTGAGGAATCCAGATGTGAAAATTGTTGACTTTGGTAACGCCACATATGACCACGAGCATCATACCTCTGTGGTGTCAACACGTCACTACCGTGCTCCTGAAGTTATTTTAG ATCTAGGGTGGGATCATTCCTGCGATGTCTGGAGTGTAGGCTGCATACTCATTGAGTATTATCTAGGAAGTACTCTTTTCCAG ACACATGACAGCAAAGAGCATCTTGCTATGATGGAGCGAGTCCTGGGCCCCATTCCTACAAACCTCCTGGAGAAAACAAA AAAACGGCGATATGTTCACAGGAACAAGCTGGATTGGGATGTACATAGCTCTGCTGGGAGATATGTCAAGAAACACTGCAAACCCCTCAAG CATTACATTATGTCAAAGCGCGAAGACCACCAGCAGCTTTTTGACCTGATAGAGAAGATGATGGAGTATGACCCAGCTAAGCGCCTCAGTCTTGAGCAAGCCCTCCGACACCCCTTCTTCGCATGCTACCACAAGAGCAGGGGCAGAAGCAGGCGCAGTAGCAGTAATAAtagcaacagcagcaaaaaaGACAGCTCCTGA
- the LOC101476217 gene encoding ras-GEF domain-containing family member 1C, whose protein sequence is MPQTACSGTMFTTPSGFSPHLACAEPGEEEAPQEGPGPGPGACLSDGPPITSASLDTLIQNLVPTADYYPEKAYVFTFLLSARLFIPPPELLARVCEMCIKQQQLDQSPLDTAKVRKFGPKILQLLTEWTETFPSDFRDEKMVGHLKDIIHRIAPCDEAYWKTLNQVLQKLSQRLSLMSQGEESIVKVSLNASSDKLVAFKTKPPPIQKDILSICNDPYTLAQQLTHVELEHLSRIGPEEFVQAFVQKDPLDGTQPCFSDQKKKTSNLEAYVRWFNRLCYLVATEICMPAKKKQRAQVIEFFIDVARECFNIGNFNSLMAIISGMNMSPVSRLKKTWSKAKTAKFFILEHQMDPTGNFYNYRTALRGAAHRSQTANSNRERIVIPFFSLLIKDIYFLNEGCANRLPNGHVNFEKFVELARQVGEFMTWKQVECPFEEDRAILHYLHTAPIFSEDGLYLASYESESPENQVEKDRWKALRSNVLAKT, encoded by the exons ATGCCCCAGACTGCGTGCTCAGGCACCATGTTTACCACTCCCAGTGGCTTCAGCCCTCATCTGGCCTGTGCTGAGCCTGGGGAGGAGGAGGCCCCACAGGAAGGCCCGGGGCCGGGGCCTGGGGCTTGCCTCTCCGATGGGCCGCCCATCACTTCTGCCTCCCTGGACACCCTGATCCAGAACCTGGTGCCCACTGCCGATTACTACCCCGAG AAAGCCTATGTGTTTACCTTCTTGCTGAGCGCTCGTCTGTTCATTCCTCCTCCGGAGCTGCTGGCCAGGGTGTGTGAGATGTGcatcaaacagcagcagctggatcAGAGCCCACTCGATACG GCAAAAGTTCGCAAGTTTGGCCCCAAGATCCTGCAGCTGCTGACAGAATGGACAGAGACATTCCCGTCCGATTTCAGGGATGAAAAGATGGTCGGACACCTCAAAGACATCATCCACAGGATAGCTCCATGTGATGAG GCATACTGGAAAACCCTGAACCAGGTGCTGCAGAAACTTAGCCAGAGGCTGTCCCTGATGAGCCAGGGGGAAGAGAGCATTGTCAAGGTCTCCCTCAACGCCTCCTCTGACAAGCTGGTGGCCTTCAAGACCAAGCCTCCGCCCATCCAGAAGGACATACTCTCCATCTGCAACGACCCCTACACGCTGGCACAACAGCTCACCCACGTGGAGCTG GAACATTTGAGTCGTATCGGACCGGAGGAGTTTGTCCAAGCTTTTGTTCAGAAAGACCCTCTAGATGGAACACag CCGTGCTTCAGTgaccagaagaaaaaaacctccAACCTGGAAGCCTACGTGAGGTGGTTCAACAGACTTTGCTACCTGGTTGCGACAGAGATCTGCATG CCAGCGAAGAAGAAACAGAGGGCCCAGGTGATCGAGTTCTTCATTGATGTGGCCAGGGAGTGTTTCAACATTGGAAACTTCAACTCCCTCATGGCAATTATTT ctGGGATGAACATGAGTCCTGTGTCCCGGCTGAAGAAGACTTGGAGCAAAGCTAAGACTGCCAAGTTCTTCATTCTTGAG CATCAGATGGATCCGACTGGAAACTTTTACAACTACAGGACTGCCCTGAGGGGGGCCGCCCACCGCTCTCAGACTGCCAACAGTAACAGAGAAAGG ATTGTGATTCCTTTCTTCAGTCTGCTGATAAAGGACATTTATTTCCTGAATGAAGGATGTGCCAATCGGCTGCCCAACGGCCACGTCAACTTTGAG aaattTGTCGAGTTGGCGAGGCAAGTTGGCGAGTTCATGACATGGAAACAAGTAGAGTGTCCATTTGAGGAGGATAGGGCCATCCTACACTACCTCCACACTGCTCCCATCTTCAGCGAGGACG GGCTCTATCTTGCTTCCTATGAGAGTGAGAGTCCAGAGAATCAGGTAGAGAAGGACAGATGGAAAGCACTCAG GTCCAACGTCCTGGCAAAGACATGA
- the tmem126a gene encoding transmembrane protein 126A, with protein MSENPQKKSTSGNGLTKAVIAEMLLQNFERLPDIDQKVFSYGPLYLGGNAGLAGLISNSLYRRALNVRQAPITSSLPMAVLPFLTTCALYSATVSNPLLSGDLNCPMCSIIRGAVVGVIGGGVYPILLALPMNIGLASRYSTAPMPEKGNMIRYCVEISRPVLRRMRAVLVLQAFFGTYLGSRHYETYTKLAAITFGPGGEELKD; from the coding sequence ATGTCGGAAAATCCTCAGAAGAAGAGCACCTCTGGAAATGGGCTGACAAAAGCGGTGATTGCTGAAATGCTGTTGCAGAACTTCGAGAGGTTGCCTGACATTGATCAGAAAGTCTTCAGCTACGGACCCTTGTATCTGGGGGGAAACGCCGGACTTGCGGGACTCATATCCAACAGCTTGTATCGCAGAGCTCTGAACGTCAGACAGGCGCCCATCACCTCCAGCCTGCCCATGGCCGTGCTGCCCTTCCTGACAACATGCGCCCTGTACAGCGCAACCGTGTCCAACCCGCTCCTGTCCGGTGACCTCAACTGTCCCATGTGCTCCATAATACGAGGTGCAGTTGTTGGTGTGATCGGTGGTGGGGTGTACCCCATCCTCCTGGCGTTACCTATGAATATTGGCCTTGCTTCTAGGTACAGTACAGCTCCGATGCCAGAGAAGGGCAATATGATCCGCTACTGTGTGGAGATCTCCAGACCGGTCTTGAGGAGGATGAGGGCAGTTTTAGTCCTCCAAGCCTTCTTCGGCACCTACCTGGGATCCAGGCACTATGAGACATATACCAAACTGGCCGCGATAACATTTGGCCCAGGTGGAGAAGAACTCAAAGACTAA